One stretch of Clupea harengus chromosome 2, Ch_v2.0.2, whole genome shotgun sequence DNA includes these proteins:
- the itprid2 gene encoding protein ITPRID2 isoform X2, which produces MDMEQCEPLSGREHPWKAATMKRRAWAQSRDSWQAPESQDDGAEEPVPAKSMEEKPSAAEEPGRLPNKIASWLQDCRTPLGASLDEQSGTPTKGVSKNGCSFEDDLSLGAEANHLQPNGTKAEVPCYGVPAEEKRTQFKQKGRSMNSTGSGKSNTTVSSVSELLDLYEEDPEEILYNLGFGREEPNMSSKVPSRFFNGSSSARGIDIKVYLSAQLQRMELENPNYALTSRFRQIEVLTTVANAFSSLYSQVSGLPVQKIGNTVEPEAEAKEPPPLNRTNSTLNAVKMLKRSLTRHSLLTSSAEGSEGVAAVTNSDPSSPGLGGTAAEEHTSPTEVKPPKAYRKKDSPSLATVAEEALHGSTESSSNGEAPDPAVATSPHVGSVDGGLVLGVETPVLVSISVASEESDGGLAGSEVEELGSKRDLQRTITSTPDKEPSNLLPNPLLDHLRTSPQARESFEMDELQEDEPGTRSTSRAGSELLRTASQQSDSSGFAEDPSTDCSANYLKVQDSSDSCDSETTVTSHAGDPTTPLAADTAPLELDAQAVLETHSEVEEEGEEVPEYNVHQISSLTDTKVLQPVSSADQPGLTTANQSTTEALPQAEAGVSLELSSSMEAPSTKELGSPAEPGSTAEQEVTADRVCESALGSTNDSDSGPEAHSTPGQPASSPSDPPEASTAASDSAGEVMGASERGASDQVHLALHRAQERSSSVCEDSAGRAPTRAQELRKARLGRNPMLRSSSLPCSMLTPSRVVSSLRIQLGHGSIRQHTPTSFAYHYTPDPEGALEEGHNEEDEEEVEDEEGQPSCRTTLIINSPAGDRSSGSAAKDGPFSRIPPYPLTPPRHLALSNTSLYSAPHDWPHRPLSEAGGWSSVPNLTLNQPHPHSPTHHHALPHHQLLQFHSPYPTGPVGSPYNSLHSSVSGAFPQPMGSSFTPSTTPFFTPPQSAFFTPPQSASMLNSAPYGQGHGISPYSSPYHPQYPQQQQPDSRYSSPVPPYSPLVHPHSAPYSLPSSMPTPSRLGQPYNTQYSGPPCFPFPQEPAPLPAPSTTEMQLRRVLHEIRGTVHSLAQGSSPRPEDPLTNAFSPHRSVQTLYEDLQLRKRSLSVFRTQMMDLELALMRQQSQVYQHLSQEERLEAGQLQGLRGAVRQELQDLELQVEDRLLTLNEQLRAAQHPGLYRHPMAMHRGQSLDSLSNSSALEPLSDLLREQLYLQSELGYEGGLSCATTPMSGRSSGTASPSRSSRASGPSSPQRGGLYRATVCLTPAPPPRPGVEASQPLAPEREDGPSVTMEGDEGDGMERCSITGMQGSQAAIKPHLLEERGWEGGAAGGRGGRVGSERGAENPHMQQLIKEIKDSIADEIRQEILSELLAAVSPRRAVVVSREQP; this is translated from the exons GACTCCCCTGGGGGCTTCTCTGGATGAACAGAGTGGAACACCAACCAAGG GAGTTTCAAAGAATGGCTGCAGCTTTGAAGACGACCTGTCCTTGGGAGCTGAGG CCAACCACCTCCAGCCCAACGGCACCAAAGCTGAGGTCCCATG CTATGGGGTGCCAGCCGAGGAGAAGCGCACTCAGTTCAAGCAGAAAGGAAGGAGCATGAACTCCACGGGCTCCGGCAAGAGCAACACCACAGTGTCCAG CGTGTCGGAGCTGCTGGACCTGTACGAGGAGGACCCCGAGGAGATACTCTACAACCTGGGCTTCGGCCGTGAGGAGCCCAACATGTCCTCCAAGGTGCCCTCGCGTTTTTTCAACGGCTCATCCAGCGCCCGTGGCATTGACATTAAGGTCTACCTGAGCGCCCAGCTGCAGCGCATGGAGCTGGAGAACCCCAACTACGCCCTGACAA GTCGTTTCCGGCAGATCGAGGTGCTGACCACGGTGGCCAATGCCTTCTCGTCACTCTACTCGCAGGTGTCGGGCCTGCCCGTGCAGAAGATCGGCAACACCGTCGAGCCCGAGGCCGAGGCCAAGGAGCCGCCGCCTCTCAACCGCACCAACTCCACCCTCAACGCCGTCAAGATGCTGAAGAGGAGCCTCACGCGCCACAGCCTGCTCACCAGCTCGGCTGAGGGGTCTGAGGGTGTTGCCGCGGTGACGAATTCTGACCCCAGCAGCCCGGGGCTCGGGGGCACCGCAGCCGAAGAGCACACGAGCCCCACAGAGGTCAAGCCACCGAAGGCATACAGGAAGAAGGACTCGCCCTCGCTGGCGACGGTGGCCGAGGAGGCCCTGCACGGGAGCACGGAAAGCTCGAGCAACGGAGAAGCCCCCGACCCCGCCGTCGCCACCTCCCCACACGTGGGCTCCGTGGACGGGGGGCTGGTGCTGGGCGTTGAGACCCCGGTGCTGGTGAGCATCAGCGTGGCGTCGGAGGAGAGCGACGGCGGGCTGGCGGGGAGCGAGGTGGAGGAGTTGGGGAGCAAGCGGGACCTCCAGAGGACCATCACCTCCACGCCGGACAAAGAGCCGTCCAACCTGCTGCCCAACCCACTCCTCGACCACCTCCGCACCTCCCCTCAGGCCCGCGAGTCCTTCGAGATGGACGAG ctgCAGGAAGACGAGCCTGGCACACGCAGTACTTCTCGAGCTGGCAGTG AACTGCTGAGGACAGCCAGCCAACAGTCTGACAGTAGTGGATTTGCTGAAGACCCCTCCACTGATTGCTCAGCTAATTATCTAAAG GTGCAGGACAGCTCAGATAGCTGCGACAGCGAGACCACGGTGACGTCCCACGCAGGTGACCCCACCACCCCTCTGGCCGCCGACACTGCACCCCTGGAGCTGGACGCCCAGGCCGTGCTGGAGACCCACagcgaggtggaggaggagggagaggaggtgccCGAGTACAACGTCCACCAGATCTCCAGCCTGACCGACACTAAAGTCCTCCAGCCAGTCAGTTCCGCGGATCAGCCTGGTCTTACCACTGCCAACCAGTCTACTACAGAGGCCTTACCTCAGGCAGAGGCTGGGGTCTCGTTAGAACTCTCTTCATCCATGGAGGCTCCATCTACTAAAGAGCTGGGTTCTCCTGCAGAACCGGGTTCTACTGCAGAACAAGAGGTCACTGCTGATCGGGTGTGTGAGTCAGCACTAGGTTCCACTAATGACTCAGACTCTGGTCCAGAGGCTCATTCAACTCCAGGGCAGCCTGCTTCCTCTCCTAGCGATCCTCCGGAAGCTTCCACCGCTGCCTCGGACAGCGCAGGTGAGGTGATGGGCGCCAGCGAACGTGGTGCATCTGATCAGGTCCACTTGGCCCTGCACCGGGCACAGGAGCGATCCTCTTCGGTGTGTGAGGACAGCGCTGGCCGGGCGCCGACCCGGGCCCAGGAGCTTCGGAAGGCCCGTCTGGGCCGGAACCCCATGCTGCGGTCCAGCTCGCTGCCCTGCTCCATGCTAACCCCTTCACGCGTGGTCTCCTCGCTCCGCATCCAGCTGGGCCACGGCTCGATCCGGCAACACACCCCAACTTCCTTCGCCTATCACTATACTCCAGACCCGGAGGGGGCGCTAGAGGAAGGCCACAatgaggaggacgaggaagaggttgaggatgaggaagggcAGCCCAGCTGCCGAACCACTCTCATCATAAACTCTCCTGCTGGTGACAGGAGCTCCGGTTCCGCCGCGAAGGACGGGCCGTTCTCACGGATCCCCCCGTACCCGCTGACCCCGCCCAGGCACCTGGCCCTCTCCAACACCTCCCTCTACAGCGCCCCCCACGACTGGCCGCACCGGCCGCTCAGTGAGGCTGGCGGCTGGAGCAGCGTGCCTAACCTGACCCTGAACCAGCCTCATCCCCACTCCCCCACGCACCATCAcgccctcccccaccaccagctCCTCCAGTTCCACTCCCCATACCCCACAGGGCCGGTCGGCTCGCCCTACAACAGCCTCCACTCCTCCGTCAGCGGTGCCTTCCCCCAGCCCATGGGCAGCTCCTTCACGCCCTCCACGACTCCCTTCTTCACCCCGCCTCAGAGTGCCTTCTTCACGCCACCGCAGAGTGCCAGCATGCTCAACAGTGCCCCCTATGGTCAAGGGCATGGCATTTCGCCTTACAGCTCCCCCTACCATCCCCAGTaccctcagcagcagcagcctgatAGTCGCTACAGTTCTCCAGTCCCTCCCTACAGTCCCCTCGTCCACCCTCACAGCGCCCCCTACAGTCTGCCCAGCAGCATGCCAACACCTAGTCGCCTCGGACAGCCCTACAACACACAGTACTCTGGGCCTCCGTGTTTTCCCTTCCCCCAGGAGCCAGCACCCCTGCCAGCCCCCTCCACCACTGAGATGCAGCTCAGGAGGGTCCTGCATGAGATCAGAGGAACCGTGCACAGCCTGGCCCAG GGCTCTTCCCCACGTCCTGAAGACCCTCTCACCAATGCCTTCAGTCCACATAGGTCTGTCCAGACGCTCTATGAG GATCTGCAGCTTAGGAAGAGGAGTCTAAGTGTGTTCCGTACGCAGATGATGGACCTGGAGCTGGCATTGATGAGACAGCAGTCTCAAGTTTACCAGCACCTAAGTCAAGAGgagag GCTAGAGGCAGGGCAGCTGCAGGGTCTGCGCGGTGCAGTCAGGCAGGAGCTGCAGGACCTGGAGCTGCAGGTGGAGGATCGTCTCCTCACTCTCAACGAGCAGCTCCGCGCCGCTCAGCATCCTGGCCTCTACCGCCACCCTATG GCCATGCACAGAGGTCAGAGTCTGGACAGCCTGTCCAACTCTTCAGCCCTGGAGCCG TTGTCTGACCTCCTGAGGGAGCAGCTGTACCTGCAGTCTGAGCTGGGCTACGAGGGGGGGCTCAGCTGCGCCACCACCCCCATGTCGGGGCGCTCCTCGGGCACCGCCAGCCCCTCGAGGAGCAGCAGGGCCTCCGGACCCTCGTCACCCCAGAGGGGAGGCCTCTACCGGGCCACAGTCTGCCTCACCCCGGCCCCTCCTCCACGGCCCGGGGTGGAGGCTTCGCAGCCACTGGCCCCGGAGAGGGAAGACGGGCCATCCGTGACGATGGAGGGGGATGAAGGAGATGGGATGGAGAGATGCTCCATCACAGGGATGCAGGGGAGCCAGGCAGCTATTAAACCCCACcttctggaggagagaggatgggaagggggagcagcaggaggaagaggaggaagagtaggatccgagagaggagcagaaaacCCGCACATGCAACAGCTGATCAAAGAG ATCAAAGACAGCATTGCCGACGAAATCCGGCAAGAGATCCTGAGCGAGCTCCTCGCCGCTGTGTCTCCCAGAAGAGCTGTGGTGGTGTCGAGGGAGCAGCCATGA